A single window of Hymenobacter sp. APR13 DNA harbors:
- a CDS encoding LytR/AlgR family response regulator transcription factor produces the protein MNAAAPLRCLLVDDEPLAHTVLHAYLDRLPGLATWAGSCYGAVEALTLLRNTPVDVLFLDVDMPELTGLELLRALPQPPQVVLCTAHATHALEAFDLGVVDYLLKPIRFERFVKTVTRLHTLLAERSPVTALAAPAPPSAAPSPAPDSFFLKTDAGTERVRFSELLYVEGYGNFVKCHTAAGRTLLTAETMKQMESTLPVAQFLRVHKSYLVNMTCVERLSGNCLHVGGREVPVGSTFRTDVLRRLQLR, from the coding sequence ATGAATGCTGCTGCCCCGCTGCGTTGCCTGCTCGTCGATGATGAGCCTTTGGCCCACACCGTGCTGCACGCCTACCTCGACCGGCTGCCTGGGCTGGCCACCTGGGCCGGCAGCTGCTATGGCGCCGTGGAGGCCCTGACGCTGCTGCGCAACACGCCCGTCGATGTGCTGTTTCTGGACGTGGACATGCCCGAGCTGACCGGCCTGGAGCTGCTACGCGCCCTGCCGCAACCGCCGCAGGTGGTGCTGTGCACGGCCCACGCCACCCACGCGCTGGAAGCCTTCGACCTGGGCGTGGTGGACTACCTGCTGAAGCCCATCCGCTTCGAGCGGTTCGTGAAGACCGTGACGCGGCTACACACACTGCTGGCCGAACGCAGCCCGGTGACAGCCCTGGCAGCTCCGGCACCCCCGTCCGCTGCGCCCTCCCCGGCTCCCGACTCGTTTTTCCTGAAAACCGACGCCGGCACCGAGCGGGTGCGGTTCTCGGAGCTGCTCTACGTGGAAGGCTACGGCAACTTCGTGAAGTGCCACACAGCCGCGGGCCGCACGCTGCTCACGGCCGAAACCATGAAGCAGATGGAAAGCACTTTGCCCGTCGCCCAGTTTCTGCGCGTGCACAAGTCGTATCTGGTGAACATGACGTGCGTGGAGCGTCTGAGCGGCAACTGCCTGCACGTAGGCGGCCGCGAGGTGCCCGTAGGCAGCACGTTCCGCACCGACGTGCTGCGTCGACTGCAGCTACGCTGA
- a CDS encoding OmpA family protein, which produces MENTLNQSVLDAFTDQVTDDLGSRNQVAGAAIRNGLSHTVPFSLYTLLNRVEGPYGPEMFWQLSREAYDAHVTEHLPALDQTGWQKRGEDLLHDLLGDSYTSVLQEQSAATNLAPGVAAQLLGCSTVAVLGVAGEHAREHSLDPVALALWLRQEKDPLRRALLSVPQAATIGNHDQVPALVPDMPPSSSVAAWATAPAALVAETPTARWQWSLLLLLAVLLGYLFGHDRLGAPTTSLVAPAAAVTSTRLAPSAETRQPGRYDDASGNYIYDTGQPIILRLADGTTQKVGANSTENRLFTFLADPAIQVDSVNRTKGWINFDRVYFEPGATTLTDESFMQLRNVASILKTFPTSVVKLGGYTDSTGNPLKNFQLSEERAKTAMLAMAGMGIDMNRIQAKGYGGKYFITPNTTPEGRALNRRISIRVIKK; this is translated from the coding sequence ATGGAAAACACACTCAATCAGTCGGTACTGGATGCTTTTACCGACCAGGTAACCGATGACCTCGGCAGCCGCAATCAAGTGGCGGGGGCAGCCATTCGTAACGGCCTTAGCCATACGGTGCCGTTCTCACTCTACACGCTGCTCAACCGTGTGGAAGGCCCTTACGGCCCGGAAATGTTCTGGCAGCTCAGCCGCGAGGCCTACGATGCCCACGTAACGGAACACTTGCCGGCCCTCGACCAGACTGGGTGGCAGAAGCGGGGCGAAGACCTGCTACACGACTTGCTGGGCGACTCTTATACCAGCGTTTTACAAGAACAGTCCGCTGCCACCAACCTAGCGCCCGGCGTAGCGGCCCAGCTTCTGGGCTGCAGTACGGTGGCAGTCTTGGGCGTGGCCGGCGAGCATGCCCGCGAGCATAGCCTCGATCCGGTGGCGCTGGCTTTATGGCTGCGGCAGGAGAAAGACCCGCTACGTCGGGCGCTGCTCTCAGTACCGCAGGCCGCTACAATCGGCAACCACGACCAGGTCCCTGCTTTGGTCCCTGATATGCCTCCCAGTTCCTCGGTAGCTGCCTGGGCTACAGCGCCGGCCGCTCTAGTAGCCGAAACGCCAACCGCGCGCTGGCAGTGGAGCCTGCTGCTGCTGCTGGCGGTGTTACTGGGCTATTTGTTCGGACATGACCGGCTGGGCGCGCCTACCACGTCACTTGTGGCTCCGGCCGCAGCGGTAACATCAACACGGCTCGCGCCCTCTGCCGAAACCAGGCAGCCCGGCCGCTATGACGACGCCAGCGGCAACTACATCTACGACACCGGCCAGCCCATCATTCTGCGCCTGGCCGACGGCACCACCCAGAAAGTAGGGGCCAATTCCACCGAAAACCGCCTGTTCACCTTCCTCGCCGACCCTGCCATTCAGGTGGATTCAGTGAACCGCACCAAGGGCTGGATCAACTTCGACCGGGTGTACTTCGAGCCCGGCGCTACCACGCTCACCGATGAGTCGTTTATGCAACTGCGCAACGTGGCCAGCATCCTCAAAACCTTCCCGACTTCGGTCGTGAAGCTGGGTGGCTACACCGACAGTACCGGCAACCCGCTCAAAAACTTCCAGCTTAGCGAGGAGCGGGCCAAAACGGCCATGTTGGCCATGGCCGGTATGGGCATCGATATGAACCGGATTCAGGCCAAGGGATACGGTGGCAAGTACTTCATCACGCCCAACACCACGCCCGAAGGCCGCGCCCTTAACCGCCGCATCAGCATCCGGGTGATTAAGAAGTGA
- a CDS encoding sensor histidine kinase, whose translation MKRPADFWLLLFGLLGVLLLAGFGSRAQPAPLRFRTFTAADGLAENSVYSLVQDQRGFLWVGTQDGLCRYDGVGFRTFRADARRPTSLASNFVLSLCLDPQGQVWVGTGGGLSRYSPRTGQFRTYRAEPGDSSGLTSNFIRVVYCDRQGRVWAGSEDGLHQMNPAARRFAVFRHAAGPGSSLRRNSVRALTQDQAGQLWVGTGEGVVSRLDMAGRLLLPDPRLPAAGAITSLCPDRRGGLWVGAESGTLAYLPPAGGAARFFRPGPGASNLPAGGIRSLLTDQQNTLWVGTNEGLCRYEPATGTFRRAAHEPLNPFSLPENTVQTLLQDRAGLLWVGTEAGLSQTDLRARDFRRVPAPAAPAPVWAVTSDAAGRLWIGTEDQGLLCYEPATGRYRSFLHNPAQPGSLAQDFVRALSFDAAGRLWVGTQSQGLDCLEPGGTAFRHYRHDPANPASLSDDFVRSVYQDPAGQLWVGTEGGLNRLSAATGRFTTFRYDPARTASLPNNFVRVTLQDGRGRLWVGTGGGGLSCFDPVTGRFRTFRADGRNPRSLSSNFVRCLLLDGAGTLWVGTEGGGFCRLDDAEQGNFTTFREASGLPNDVVYGMQHDSQGHLWLSTNKGIARFDPKTGRFFTFDERDGLPQDEFNAGASHRGTDGQLYFGGANGLVAFLPAAVRTNPVPPAVVLTELRKFNRPVELPDTSITERRVLRLAPQDYFFSLEFAALNFRQPDKNRYAYLLEGFDQDWIEAGRRREANYTNLDPGTYTFRVRATNNDGVWSPRGAALRIIVTPPWYQTWWFRIALGLMGGMLLFVAYRLRVGHLLTLERVRHSIARDLHDDMGSTLSSISILSQIARNHQRQQRPEQAAVLLEQIGDSSRRMLDAMDDIVWAINPAHDGLDDVTARMRSFASDVLEARGIEFTFRAEPSVQGLKLDMRARREFFLLFKEAINNLAKYAQCQHARIRLAYQQGLLHLTVQDDGVGFDPTSPAQGSGNGLTNMRSRAAALAGHLTIETAPGKGTTLHLKVPLND comes from the coding sequence ATGAAACGCCCCGCTGACTTCTGGCTTTTGCTGTTTGGCCTGCTCGGCGTGCTCCTGCTGGCCGGTTTCGGCAGCCGGGCCCAGCCCGCGCCCCTGCGGTTCCGCACCTTCACCGCCGCCGACGGGCTGGCCGAAAACAGCGTCTACAGCCTCGTGCAGGACCAGCGCGGCTTTCTGTGGGTGGGCACTCAGGATGGCCTCTGCCGCTACGACGGTGTGGGGTTTCGCACGTTTCGGGCCGATGCCCGCCGCCCCACCAGCTTGGCCAGCAACTTCGTGCTTTCGCTGTGCCTCGATCCGCAGGGGCAGGTGTGGGTGGGCACCGGCGGCGGCCTGTCGCGCTACAGCCCGCGCACCGGGCAGTTCCGCACCTACCGCGCCGAGCCCGGCGACTCCAGCGGCCTGACCAGCAATTTCATCCGGGTGGTGTACTGCGACCGGCAGGGGCGGGTGTGGGCCGGCTCTGAGGACGGCCTGCACCAGATGAACCCCGCCGCGCGCCGCTTCGCCGTGTTCCGGCACGCGGCCGGGCCCGGCAGCAGCCTCCGGCGCAACTCCGTGCGGGCCCTCACCCAGGACCAGGCCGGCCAGCTGTGGGTGGGTACCGGCGAAGGCGTCGTCAGCCGCCTCGATATGGCTGGCCGCCTGCTGCTGCCCGACCCTCGCCTGCCGGCCGCCGGCGCCATCACCAGCCTCTGCCCCGACCGCCGCGGCGGGCTGTGGGTGGGCGCCGAGTCCGGGACGTTGGCCTACTTGCCCCCGGCCGGTGGGGCTGCCCGCTTTTTCCGGCCGGGCCCAGGAGCGAGCAACTTGCCGGCCGGCGGCATCCGTAGCCTGCTCACCGATCAGCAGAACACGCTGTGGGTGGGCACCAACGAAGGTCTATGCCGCTACGAACCCGCCACCGGCACCTTTCGGCGCGCCGCGCACGAGCCGCTCAACCCGTTCAGTCTGCCTGAAAATACCGTGCAGACTCTGCTGCAGGACCGCGCCGGGCTGCTATGGGTGGGCACCGAAGCCGGCCTCAGCCAAACCGACCTGCGCGCCCGCGACTTTCGGCGGGTACCTGCGCCTGCTGCGCCCGCGCCGGTGTGGGCCGTCACGTCGGATGCGGCGGGACGGCTCTGGATTGGCACCGAAGACCAGGGCCTTCTGTGCTACGAGCCCGCCACCGGCCGCTACCGCAGCTTCCTCCACAACCCCGCCCAGCCCGGCAGCCTGGCCCAGGACTTCGTGCGGGCACTGAGTTTTGATGCCGCCGGCCGCCTGTGGGTGGGCACCCAGAGCCAGGGCCTCGACTGCCTGGAGCCGGGCGGCACCGCGTTCCGCCACTACCGCCACGACCCCGCCAACCCCGCCAGCCTCTCCGACGATTTCGTGCGCTCCGTGTACCAGGACCCTGCCGGGCAGCTGTGGGTGGGCACCGAGGGCGGCCTCAACCGCCTCAGCGCCGCTACCGGCCGTTTCACCACCTTCCGCTACGACCCCGCCCGCACCGCCAGCCTGCCCAACAACTTCGTGCGCGTGACGCTGCAGGATGGCCGCGGCCGCCTGTGGGTGGGCACCGGCGGCGGCGGCCTCAGCTGCTTCGACCCCGTCACCGGCCGCTTCCGCACCTTCCGGGCCGATGGCCGCAACCCCCGCAGCCTGAGCAGCAACTTCGTGCGCTGCCTGCTGCTCGATGGGGCCGGCACGCTGTGGGTGGGCACCGAAGGCGGAGGCTTCTGCCGCCTCGATGATGCCGAGCAGGGCAATTTCACCACCTTCCGCGAAGCCAGCGGCCTGCCCAACGACGTGGTGTATGGCATGCAACACGACAGCCAGGGACACCTGTGGCTGTCGACCAACAAGGGCATTGCGCGTTTCGACCCCAAAACCGGCCGGTTTTTCACGTTCGACGAGCGCGACGGCCTGCCCCAGGACGAGTTCAACGCCGGTGCCAGCCACCGCGGAACCGATGGGCAGCTGTATTTCGGCGGAGCCAACGGCTTGGTGGCATTTCTGCCCGCCGCCGTGCGCACCAACCCCGTGCCGCCGGCCGTGGTGCTCACCGAGCTGCGCAAGTTCAACCGCCCGGTGGAGCTGCCCGATACCTCCATCACCGAGCGGCGCGTGCTGCGCCTGGCCCCGCAGGACTACTTTTTCTCGCTGGAATTTGCAGCCCTCAACTTCCGCCAGCCCGACAAAAACCGCTACGCCTATCTGCTGGAAGGCTTCGACCAGGACTGGATTGAGGCCGGCCGCCGCCGCGAGGCCAACTACACCAACCTCGACCCCGGCACCTACACCTTCCGGGTGCGCGCCACCAACAACGACGGCGTCTGGAGCCCGCGCGGGGCCGCACTCCGCATCATCGTCACGCCACCCTGGTACCAGACGTGGTGGTTTCGGATTGCACTGGGCTTAATGGGAGGGATGCTGCTATTTGTGGCGTACCGGCTGCGGGTGGGGCACCTGCTCACGCTGGAGCGGGTGCGCCACAGCATCGCCCGCGACCTGCACGACGATATGGGCTCCACGCTCAGCAGCATTTCCATCCTGAGCCAGATTGCGCGCAACCACCAGCGCCAGCAGCGCCCCGAGCAGGCCGCGGTCCTGCTGGAGCAAATCGGCGACTCGTCGCGCCGCATGCTCGACGCCATGGACGACATCGTGTGGGCTATTAACCCCGCCCACGACGGCCTCGACGACGTGACGGCGCGCATGCGCAGCTTCGCCTCGGATGTGCTGGAGGCCCGCGGCATTGAATTCACGTTTCGGGCCGAGCCCTCGGTGCAGGGCCTGAAGCTGGATATGCGGGCCCGCCGCGAGTTCTTTCTGCTTTTCAAGGAAGCCATAAACAACCTGGCCAAGTACGCGCAGTGCCAGCACGCCCGCATCCGGCTGGCCTACCAGCAGGGCCTGCTCCACCTCACCGTACAGGACGATGGCGTGGGCTTCGACCCCACCAGCCCCGCTCAGGGCAGCGGCAACGGCCTCACCAACATGCGCAGCCGAGCTGCCGCCCTCGCCGGCCACCTCACCATCGAAACCGCCCCCGGCAAAGGCACCACCCTGCACTTGAAAGTGCCGCTGAATGATTGA
- a CDS encoding NADH-quinone oxidoreductase subunit N, with protein sequence MNSIILLSVLGLGNLFLGFRRSNRLLLPVMMLILGAVLTVNFLDWGSTQSFFNGMLTIDNFSVAFTGIALFTALVLIPFSQKYVLDGEANLAEYYSLLLFSLVGAIMLVSYNHLLMLFLGIEILSVAMYVLAGSDKRNLRSNEAALKYFLMGAFFTGILLFGMALLYGATGTFVLSEISFAVQNPAPGFESLKPMLYIGMLLMLIGIGFKVSAAPFHFWTPDVYEGTPTFFAAFMSTIVKTAGFAAFLKLLVQAFPAANAQGIWLPTLTAMCVLTLLIGNVGAVAQTSIKRMLAYSSISHAGYLLIALVAYNGQLEGASANGILFYSLAYSVATVAAFGVVKLVADARMREDYNGLNGLAKTNPLLAFSLTVSMLSLAGIPLTGGFFGKFFVFSAAVENGYIGLVVFAVVMSMVSIYYYLRPIIAMYMRDTDAETAEAVPVTTFQAGALLLLAALTVLLGVLPGLVAGVL encoded by the coding sequence ATGAATTCCATCATTCTACTTTCCGTTCTGGGCCTAGGTAACCTCTTCCTGGGGTTCCGTCGCTCCAACCGGCTGTTGCTGCCCGTGATGATGCTCATCCTGGGCGCGGTGCTGACGGTGAACTTCCTCGACTGGGGTAGCACGCAGTCGTTCTTCAACGGCATGCTCACCATCGACAACTTCTCGGTGGCCTTCACGGGCATCGCGCTGTTCACGGCGCTGGTGCTGATTCCCTTCTCCCAGAAGTACGTGCTCGACGGCGAGGCCAACCTGGCCGAGTACTACTCGCTGCTGCTGTTCTCGCTGGTGGGCGCCATCATGCTGGTGAGCTACAACCACCTGCTGATGCTGTTTCTGGGCATCGAAATCCTGAGCGTGGCCATGTACGTGCTGGCTGGCTCCGATAAGCGCAACCTGCGTTCCAACGAGGCCGCCCTCAAGTACTTCCTGATGGGTGCCTTCTTCACTGGCATCCTGCTGTTCGGCATGGCGCTGCTGTACGGCGCTACCGGCACGTTTGTGCTCAGCGAAATCAGCTTCGCGGTGCAGAACCCGGCTCCCGGCTTCGAGTCGCTGAAGCCCATGCTCTACATTGGCATGTTGCTGATGCTGATTGGCATTGGCTTTAAAGTATCGGCCGCGCCGTTTCACTTCTGGACGCCCGACGTGTACGAGGGCACGCCCACGTTCTTCGCCGCTTTCATGAGCACGATTGTGAAGACGGCCGGTTTCGCCGCCTTCCTAAAGCTGCTGGTGCAGGCCTTCCCGGCCGCCAACGCCCAGGGCATCTGGCTGCCCACCCTCACCGCCATGTGCGTGCTCACGCTGCTCATCGGCAACGTGGGCGCCGTAGCTCAAACCAGCATCAAGCGCATGCTGGCCTATTCCAGCATCTCCCACGCCGGCTACCTGCTGATTGCGCTGGTAGCCTACAACGGCCAGTTGGAAGGCGCTTCGGCCAATGGCATCCTGTTCTACTCGCTGGCCTACTCGGTAGCCACCGTCGCCGCCTTCGGGGTGGTGAAGCTGGTGGCCGATGCCCGCATGCGCGAGGACTACAACGGCCTGAACGGGCTGGCCAAAACAAACCCGCTGCTGGCCTTCTCGCTCACGGTATCCATGCTGAGCCTGGCCGGCATTCCGCTCACGGGTGGCTTCTTCGGTAAGTTCTTCGTGTTCTCGGCGGCCGTAGAGAATGGCTACATCGGCCTCGTGGTATTTGCCGTGGTGATGTCGATGGTAAGCATCTACTACTACCTGCGCCCCATCATTGCCATGTACATGCGCGACACCGACGCCGAAACCGCCGAAGCCGTGCCCGTGACTACGTTCCAGGCTGGCGCGCTACTGCTGCTGGCGGCCCTCACGGTGCTGCTGGGCGTGCTGCCCGGTCTGGTGGCCGGCGTGCTGTAA
- a CDS encoding 3'-5' exonuclease, whose product MRLLRDLKLDEVFVLDIETVPCVGCHDDLHDMLKELWEHKCHALRREKGWISHHDHIAPLPDTLHAATLFEQAGIYAEFGRVVCISVGRFRYTPDGELRFSVKSFYGHDEKELLREFSDVISHRPHFRLCGHNGKEFDFPYLSRRMLINGLALPPHLDTAGKKPWEVPHLDTMELWKFGDRKSFTSLSLLAAMFGIPTPKDDIQGKDVARVYYEDNDLPRIARYCQKDIITTARLLLRFRGDEPFPDEAVQYAEDPATALRRA is encoded by the coding sequence ATGCGTCTGCTCCGCGACCTGAAGCTCGATGAGGTATTTGTGCTCGACATCGAAACCGTGCCCTGCGTCGGCTGCCACGACGATCTGCACGACATGCTCAAGGAACTGTGGGAGCACAAATGCCACGCCCTTCGCCGCGAGAAAGGCTGGATTTCGCACCACGACCATATTGCCCCGCTGCCCGACACGCTGCACGCCGCCACGCTGTTCGAGCAGGCCGGCATCTACGCCGAGTTTGGGCGGGTGGTGTGCATTTCGGTGGGTCGCTTCCGCTACACCCCCGACGGCGAGCTGCGCTTCAGCGTGAAGTCCTTCTATGGCCACGACGAGAAAGAGCTGCTTCGGGAGTTCAGCGACGTTATCAGCCACCGGCCGCATTTTCGGCTGTGCGGGCACAATGGCAAGGAGTTCGACTTCCCGTACCTGTCGCGCCGCATGCTCATCAACGGCTTGGCGCTGCCGCCCCACCTCGATACGGCCGGCAAAAAGCCCTGGGAAGTGCCGCACCTCGACACCATGGAGCTGTGGAAGTTCGGCGACCGGAAGTCGTTTACGTCGCTGAGTCTGCTGGCTGCCATGTTCGGGATTCCCACGCCCAAAGACGACATCCAGGGCAAAGATGTGGCCCGCGTGTACTACGAAGACAACGACCTGCCGCGCATTGCGCGCTATTGCCAGAAAGACATCATCACCACGGCCCGCCTGCTGCTCCGCTTCCGCGGCGACGAGCCCTTTCCGGACGAGGCCGTGCAGTACGCCGAAGACCCTGCCACCGCCCTGCGTCGCGCCTGA
- a CDS encoding S41 family peptidase yields MKRVGFLFCLLFPFAAPAQTPAASSLPEQSFEQFWQAFRDHYAFFPLKQVDWDATYRAYRPRITAQTPQDSLVQVLSRMVAPLHDGHITISQGETILFKGESRRNSFKQTFKAVQPEFWRVAGQQLQAAGFGPLKGLGPDFKGKQPLYVSRSGGIGYLHLTRNFADISGAIGTDAQEKKDQQRLEKLFSQALKQLSGCQVLLLDVRDDGGGHSGVELAGHFATERVLTSYKALRQPGGYDRFTEPQPVYVTPAAGPRFAGPVILLTSDQTASAAEDLTIALTQLPQVTHIGTATKGMLSDMYSVHLPNGLDVTLSHQRYTTPAGQLLEDVGVQPDVLIENTLPALQQQRDPVLEKALELARTEAAKRTTPGTIK; encoded by the coding sequence ATGAAACGCGTCGGCTTTCTGTTTTGTCTGCTCTTCCCATTTGCTGCTCCTGCTCAGACGCCGGCCGCCTCCAGCCTGCCCGAGCAAAGCTTCGAGCAATTCTGGCAGGCCTTCCGCGACCATTACGCCTTCTTCCCGCTCAAACAGGTCGACTGGGACGCCACCTACCGCGCCTACCGCCCCCGCATCACGGCCCAGACGCCGCAGGATTCGTTGGTGCAGGTACTTAGCCGCATGGTGGCACCGCTGCACGATGGGCACATCACTATTAGCCAGGGCGAAACCATCCTGTTCAAGGGCGAAAGCCGCCGCAACTCGTTCAAGCAAACCTTCAAGGCCGTGCAACCCGAGTTCTGGCGGGTAGCCGGGCAGCAGTTGCAGGCAGCCGGCTTCGGCCCACTAAAAGGGCTCGGCCCTGATTTCAAAGGCAAGCAGCCGCTCTACGTGAGCCGCAGCGGCGGCATCGGCTACCTGCACCTCACCCGTAACTTCGCCGATATCAGCGGCGCCATCGGCACCGACGCGCAGGAGAAGAAGGATCAACAGCGGCTGGAGAAGCTGTTTTCGCAGGCCTTGAAGCAGCTGAGCGGTTGCCAGGTGCTGCTGCTGGACGTCCGCGACGACGGCGGCGGCCACAGTGGTGTGGAGCTGGCCGGGCACTTCGCAACCGAGCGGGTCCTGACCAGCTACAAAGCCCTGCGCCAGCCCGGCGGTTACGACCGGTTTACGGAACCACAGCCCGTGTACGTAACGCCCGCCGCTGGTCCGCGCTTCGCCGGCCCGGTCATCCTACTCACCTCCGACCAGACCGCCAGCGCCGCCGAGGACCTAACCATTGCCCTCACTCAGCTGCCCCAGGTGACGCATATAGGCACCGCCACTAAGGGCATGCTCTCCGATATGTACAGCGTGCACCTGCCCAACGGCCTCGACGTGACCCTCTCCCACCAGCGCTACACCACCCCCGCCGGCCAACTCCTTGAAGACGTAGGCGTGCAGCCCGACGTGCTGATAGAAAACACCCTGCCCGCCCTGCAGCAGCAGCGCGACCCGGTATTGGAAAAAGCGTTGGAACTGGCCCGGACAGAAGCCGCCAAGCGCACCACGCCTGGCACTATTAAGTAG
- a CDS encoding NuoM family protein, whose product MLTVLLLLWPVAAALLLHFFKGRAARVPALGAALVEFALTAYAALTFNTNNSGQFSFNLNWIPSAGIHFAVGMDGLSLLLVLLTAVLVPVILLSAFRRNFENESVFYALVLFMQTGLVGVFTAQDAFLFYFMWEVALIPIYFLAGVWGGVNRARVTFKFFLYTIIGSLFMLAGFVYLYFQTGPSADGLSAHNSALASFYALNLPAATQVWLFWLIFAAFAVKMPIFPFHTWQPDTYTEAPAPATMLLSGIMLKMGIYGCMRWLLPVVPMGVDYWQNLILILAIIGIIYGAIIAIRQQDVKRLIAYSSLSHVGLMIAGVFSLTQMGLQGAGIQMLAHGVNVVGMFFIADAIERRTGTRNIADLGGLTRKAPVLTVCFLVLLLGTVALPLTNGFVGEFLLLAGVYQFNHWMGAVAGVTIILGAVYLLRMFQRVMLGPDSSFTETFTDLTGSELALLVPLIVLVFWIGLFPNTFLHLSEGSVMNILNEVVKR is encoded by the coding sequence ATGCTGACTGTCCTTCTTCTACTCTGGCCCGTGGCGGCCGCCCTGCTGCTGCACTTCTTCAAAGGCCGTGCGGCCCGGGTTCCGGCGCTGGGCGCGGCCCTGGTTGAATTTGCGCTGACGGCCTACGCGGCCCTCACGTTCAACACCAACAACAGTGGCCAATTCAGCTTCAATCTGAACTGGATTCCCTCAGCCGGTATCCACTTCGCGGTGGGCATGGACGGGCTGAGTTTGCTGCTGGTGCTGCTGACGGCCGTGCTGGTGCCCGTGATTCTGCTGAGCGCCTTCCGCCGCAACTTCGAGAACGAGTCGGTGTTTTACGCGCTGGTACTGTTCATGCAAACGGGCTTGGTGGGCGTGTTCACGGCCCAGGATGCCTTCCTGTTCTACTTCATGTGGGAAGTGGCCCTGATTCCGATTTACTTCCTGGCTGGCGTGTGGGGCGGCGTGAACCGGGCCCGCGTCACGTTCAAGTTCTTCCTGTACACCATCATCGGCTCGCTGTTCATGCTGGCCGGCTTCGTGTACCTCTACTTCCAGACCGGCCCCTCGGCCGACGGCCTCTCGGCCCACAACTCGGCCCTGGCCTCGTTCTATGCCCTGAACCTGCCCGCCGCAACGCAGGTATGGCTGTTCTGGCTGATTTTCGCGGCCTTCGCCGTGAAGATGCCCATCTTCCCCTTCCACACCTGGCAGCCCGATACCTACACCGAGGCCCCGGCCCCGGCCACTATGCTGCTCTCGGGCATCATGCTGAAAATGGGTATCTACGGCTGCATGCGCTGGCTGCTGCCCGTGGTGCCCATGGGCGTTGATTACTGGCAGAACCTGATCCTGATTCTGGCCATCATCGGCATCATCTACGGCGCCATCATCGCCATTCGCCAGCAGGACGTGAAGCGCCTGATTGCCTACTCGTCTCTGTCGCACGTGGGCCTGATGATTGCCGGCGTGTTCTCGCTCACCCAGATGGGTCTGCAGGGCGCCGGCATTCAGATGCTGGCTCACGGTGTAAACGTGGTGGGCATGTTCTTCATTGCCGACGCCATTGAGCGCCGCACCGGCACCCGCAACATCGCCGACCTGGGTGGCCTCACCCGCAAAGCGCCCGTCCTGACGGTGTGCTTCCTGGTGCTGCTGCTGGGCACGGTGGCCCTGCCGCTCACCAACGGCTTCGTGGGTGAGTTCCTGCTGCTGGCCGGCGTGTACCAGTTCAACCACTGGATGGGTGCCGTTGCCGGCGTGACCATCATTCTGGGGGCGGTATACCTGCTGCGCATGTTCCAGCGCGTGATGCTCGGCCCCGATTCCTCGTTCACCGAAACCTTCACCGACCTCACCGGCTCGGAGCTGGCCCTGCTGGTGCCGCTCATCGTGCTGGTATTCTGGATTGGCCTGTTCCCCAACACGTTCCTGCACCTGTCGGAAGGCAGCGTGATGAACATTCTGAACGAGGTAGTTAAACGCTAA
- a CDS encoding response regulator, whose translation MENSIRVLIYEDNADLRTSLGQLLAGSPGLTLAGALSNCTQAEADMERLRPDVVLMDIDMPGCTGIEGLRRIKAVAPTINVVMLTVFEENDRVFAAICAGADGYLLKKTPPARIIDAISEVRAGGAPMTPAIARQVLRLFPKTPPRPVSDESPANLSAREQEILGLLVEGYSYKMIAADRGISIDTVRSHIKKIYEKLHVRSMTEAVSKALRQGLT comes from the coding sequence ATGGAAAACAGCATCCGCGTTCTGATTTACGAAGACAATGCTGACCTACGCACCAGCCTGGGCCAATTACTGGCCGGCTCGCCGGGCCTGACGCTGGCCGGCGCGCTCAGCAACTGCACCCAGGCCGAAGCCGACATGGAGCGCCTTCGCCCCGACGTGGTGCTCATGGATATCGACATGCCCGGCTGCACCGGCATCGAAGGCCTGCGCCGCATCAAAGCCGTGGCCCCGACCATCAATGTGGTGATGCTGACGGTGTTTGAGGAAAACGACCGGGTGTTTGCCGCCATCTGCGCCGGTGCCGACGGCTACCTGCTCAAGAAAACCCCGCCGGCGCGCATCATCGATGCCATTAGCGAGGTGCGGGCCGGGGGCGCCCCCATGACGCCCGCCATTGCCCGGCAGGTGCTGCGCCTGTTTCCGAAAACGCCACCCCGCCCCGTTTCCGACGAGTCGCCGGCCAACCTGAGCGCCCGCGAGCAGGAGATTCTGGGGCTGCTGGTGGAAGGCTACAGCTACAAGATGATTGCCGCCGACCGGGGTATCAGCATCGATACTGTCCGCTCGCACATCAAGAAAATCTACGAGAAGCTGCACGTGCGCTCCATGACCGAAGCCGTGAGCAAAGCCCTGCGCCAGGGCCTGACCTGA